A portion of the Acidisarcina polymorpha genome contains these proteins:
- a CDS encoding sialidase family protein, whose translation MTTNSLAKPFLVVLLCCLIIRSAALAQGPIQAVPGASGNSLDPNPNQRAPYPRLVRILHGEQRDGIVASVSPGVFYESRDDGRTFQEIGAIPSVEGITPKCCGTLFEAPRQVGSLSEGTLLYAGSYCGGSDGKTASIEIFASIDDGRTWTHHSTPVQRGSCVSAENDGLWEPEFEVDEEGALVMFWSDETDPCCSQKLAQMRSLDGTTWGDEQNTVASKVRTDRPGMATVSRLPSGIYFMSYELCGPAACTVFYRTSYDGWTFGVPSDTGQKIQTLSGEFFEHAPTNRWDAGFHQGEGALLLVGQYLMTSGGANAPNTGRVLFVNTSRDASGEWKAIPAPVHVDMTPYLGKANYNNCANYSSALLPVERGSALLELATAPSSLSTCGAYYDKELLGER comes from the coding sequence GTGACAACCAATTCCCTCGCCAAACCATTTCTTGTGGTGCTTCTTTGCTGTCTAATTATCAGGAGCGCAGCGCTTGCGCAGGGCCCAATTCAGGCCGTTCCTGGCGCGTCAGGAAATTCGTTGGACCCTAACCCAAATCAACGGGCACCGTACCCTCGGCTGGTTCGTATACTCCACGGCGAGCAGCGCGATGGGATCGTGGCGAGTGTGTCTCCAGGGGTTTTCTATGAGAGCAGGGATGACGGTAGAACGTTCCAGGAGATTGGCGCGATCCCGTCGGTTGAAGGCATTACCCCAAAATGCTGCGGAACACTTTTCGAGGCCCCCCGCCAGGTGGGTTCCTTGAGCGAAGGGACGCTTCTCTATGCCGGATCCTACTGCGGAGGGAGCGACGGGAAGACCGCATCGATCGAGATCTTCGCTAGCATCGATGACGGGAGGACATGGACGCATCACTCCACTCCCGTTCAGCGTGGAAGCTGTGTCTCCGCTGAGAACGATGGGCTGTGGGAGCCTGAGTTTGAAGTGGACGAAGAAGGCGCATTGGTGATGTTCTGGTCTGACGAAACCGATCCTTGCTGCAGCCAAAAGCTTGCACAGATGCGAAGTCTTGATGGAACAACATGGGGAGACGAACAGAATACCGTTGCGAGCAAAGTTCGGACTGACCGGCCCGGTATGGCGACGGTCTCCCGTCTACCAAGCGGGATCTACTTCATGTCTTATGAACTGTGTGGCCCCGCCGCCTGCACTGTGTTTTACAGGACCTCTTACGATGGTTGGACCTTCGGGGTGCCTTCAGATACTGGGCAGAAAATACAGACCTTGAGTGGCGAGTTCTTTGAACATGCGCCAACCAATCGCTGGGATGCAGGCTTCCACCAAGGCGAGGGCGCGCTTCTGCTGGTTGGACAGTATCTCATGACCAGCGGAGGAGCTAACGCGCCGAACACGGGCAGAGTGCTCTTTGTCAATACGTCCAGGGATGCCTCGGGGGAATGGAAGGCAATCCCCGCTCCCGTACACGTTGACATGACTCCCTATCTCGGCAAGGCCAACTATAACAACTGCGCAAATTATTCCTCGGCGCTGCTGCCTGTTGAGCGCGGCTCGGCTCTCCTGGAGTTAGCAACTGCTCCAAGCTCACTCTCTACTTGCGGTGCTTACTATGACAAGGAACTCCTTGGCGAAAGATAG
- a CDS encoding helix-turn-helix domain-containing protein: protein MPTCRKTQAVREFMRVESEVLFSSRGLGWSGLLMEQHRFRAGEWPASTLSGPILCLWNNLETLRCDHPDANGHFVPKLVHPGTLSFYTAGDLPPAHPRSQIDGLICAFDSDFLLGVPQEIMSESNTRSVADGVISQDKRCFMDAPVQHILERLSEAARIRTLGSCYANHLISLLNARLLHILGMDANRIWLRNKIDVMTLRRLTDRVDATPNLDLDLDTLAVERGCSKRHLLRSFRASTGRSPHQYILDLRIEKARRLMLKPALSLIDIAFECGFASQAHFTYAFRQRQGATPSDYRRRL from the coding sequence TTGCCGACGTGTCGAAAGACACAAGCCGTGCGCGAGTTCATGCGCGTGGAGTCCGAGGTCCTCTTCTCCAGCCGCGGTCTGGGCTGGTCAGGCCTTCTGATGGAGCAACATAGGTTTCGTGCTGGCGAGTGGCCGGCCTCCACACTGAGTGGCCCGATCCTTTGTCTCTGGAATAATCTCGAGACGCTCCGCTGCGACCATCCGGATGCAAACGGGCATTTTGTCCCGAAGCTCGTCCATCCCGGTACGCTCTCTTTTTACACTGCAGGTGACCTTCCTCCTGCACATCCCCGGTCGCAAATCGATGGGTTAATCTGTGCCTTTGACTCGGACTTCCTGCTCGGAGTCCCTCAGGAAATTATGAGTGAGAGTAATACGCGCAGTGTGGCAGATGGCGTCATCTCACAGGACAAACGTTGTTTCATGGACGCGCCTGTACAACACATCCTCGAGAGGTTGAGCGAGGCAGCAAGAATCCGAACCTTGGGCTCTTGCTACGCCAATCATCTCATCAGTCTTCTGAATGCACGGTTGCTTCATATTCTTGGTATGGACGCCAATCGTATATGGCTACGAAACAAAATAGATGTCATGACGTTGCGTCGGCTGACCGACCGCGTGGACGCCACACCGAACCTGGATCTGGATCTTGATACGCTTGCGGTCGAAAGGGGCTGCAGTAAGCGACATCTCCTACGTTCGTTTCGAGCAAGCACCGGTCGCTCGCCGCATCAGTACATTCTGGACCTTCGGATTGAGAAGGCTCGGCGGCTCATGCTAAAGCCGGCTCTCAGCCTCATTGACATCGCCTTTGAGTGTGGCTTTGCGAGTCAAGCCCACTTCACCTATGCCTTTCGTCAAAGGCAAGGCGCCACCCCGAGCGATTACCGTCGCAGACTGTGA
- a CDS encoding DUF418 domain-containing protein, whose translation MRRLSARILLALGLTIWLVGGTLGSTRAFGVTDTLRSDAQFAAARAAGASATAAQRVLLQNAAIYQQTSAATVEGTIQTRRLGFIAGWPSRVDTELTILKLKFPSFWFLEWLGAMITGMGLYKSGYLTNTRPTWAYVSVAIIGYSIDLPLVLAGLWHVHKAGFAASAFALWLAIPYTTEVLSGTLANTSVLLLLVRSEHSRQFLGPVASVGRTAFSNYILTTLLCQFLFAWGPWKLYGKLEYYECYLVVGAIWIVNLVASSLWLRVFAFGPLEWLWRSLTYWKRQRMLRAIIG comes from the coding sequence TTGCGCCGCCTCAGCGCTCGTATCCTCCTCGCCCTCGGGCTCACCATCTGGCTCGTAGGCGGCACCCTCGGCAGCACGCGCGCATTTGGAGTAACTGACACTTTACGTTCCGATGCTCAGTTCGCGGCAGCCAGAGCGGCGGGTGCCTCCGCGACGGCTGCACAGCGAGTGCTCTTGCAGAACGCGGCGATCTATCAGCAGACGAGCGCAGCTACCGTTGAAGGAACGATTCAGACCCGCCGCTTGGGCTTCATCGCAGGATGGCCCAGCAGAGTGGACACTGAACTGACTATTCTCAAGCTGAAGTTTCCAAGTTTTTGGTTCCTCGAGTGGCTCGGCGCCATGATCACAGGGATGGGTCTTTACAAGTCTGGATACCTGACCAACACTCGGCCAACTTGGGCTTATGTCTCTGTGGCGATCATTGGCTATTCAATTGATTTACCGCTCGTTCTTGCCGGGCTTTGGCACGTCCACAAAGCCGGCTTCGCCGCCTCGGCCTTCGCCCTCTGGCTCGCCATTCCTTACACCACAGAGGTGTTATCGGGCACTCTCGCCAACACCAGCGTTCTGCTTCTCCTTGTCAGAAGCGAGCATTCGCGACAATTCCTCGGCCCAGTAGCGTCTGTAGGGCGCACGGCTTTCAGCAACTACATTCTCACTACCCTCCTCTGCCAATTCCTGTTCGCCTGGGGACCGTGGAAGCTCTACGGCAAGCTGGAGTATTACGAGTGCTATCTCGTAGTGGGGGCGATTTGGATAGTGAATCTAGTTGCGAGTTCTCTTTGGTTGCGAGTTTTCGCTTTCGGACCACTCGAGTGGCTTTGGCGCTCGCTCACGTATTGGAAACGCCAACGCATGCTCCGCGCAATCATCGGTTAG
- a CDS encoding LysR family transcriptional regulator yields the protein MAPPNIDLRHLRYFVAVAEHGSISRAAKRLHISQPPLSRQMRDLEAEVAVSLFGRDSRRLMLTSAGEVFLREAKALLERFDDTVALTRQTAKNHGRSIRVGHSSVSSLEALPRILRCFQELSPNARVELRRLSTSDMIRGLRRGELDICLTVCGSSTELADFSVEQLSTYGILGAFARQHPLTRMEEVPLAEIAQQPVITLKRSEFTWYNTYITDLLVAHNSRFQVTEEHDAIECVIAAVEAGRGVALIYDVMAHSLSKRIALRPLTPLPPKAPLVVFYPTERRSSLTNSFLKASQVLKRYPALDGGVGELSQEQDVSRSE from the coding sequence ATGGCACCCCCCAACATAGACCTGAGGCATCTGCGGTACTTTGTCGCGGTCGCGGAACACGGAAGTATCAGCCGCGCAGCCAAGCGGTTGCATATCTCGCAGCCACCACTCAGCCGCCAGATGCGCGATCTGGAAGCCGAGGTCGCTGTCTCTCTCTTTGGGAGAGACTCGAGACGTCTGATGTTGACTTCTGCAGGAGAAGTTTTCTTACGCGAAGCCAAAGCGCTACTAGAACGGTTTGATGACACTGTGGCGTTGACCAGACAGACAGCAAAAAATCACGGCCGCAGCATCCGGGTTGGGCATTCCTCAGTCTCCTCCTTGGAAGCCTTGCCACGCATCCTGCGCTGCTTCCAGGAACTGAGTCCCAATGCCAGAGTGGAACTCAGGAGACTCAGCACGTCCGACATGATCAGAGGCTTGCGGCGGGGCGAGCTCGATATATGCCTTACGGTCTGTGGGTCTTCAACCGAACTCGCGGATTTCAGCGTGGAGCAGCTTTCCACATACGGGATCCTTGGGGCTTTTGCGCGACAGCACCCGCTGACGCGCATGGAAGAGGTGCCTCTGGCAGAGATCGCACAGCAGCCGGTCATCACTCTCAAACGCTCAGAATTCACTTGGTACAACACCTACATCACAGATTTGTTGGTCGCTCATAATTCCCGCTTTCAGGTGACCGAAGAACATGATGCAATCGAATGCGTGATCGCAGCCGTTGAAGCCGGACGCGGCGTTGCTCTCATCTACGATGTCATGGCTCACAGCCTCAGCAAACGTATTGCTCTCCGGCCTCTGACTCCGCTTCCACCTAAAGCTCCGCTTGTAGTGTTCTACCCGACCGAACGTCGGTCTTCTTTGACAAATAGCTTCCTCAAGGCCTCTCAGGTTCTTAAGCGATATCCGGCCTTGGATGGCGGTGTTGGGGAGTTATCCCAAGAGCAGGATGTAAGCCGGTCAGAGTGA
- a CDS encoding ATP-binding protein yields MATALNDTPVVMLIGPRQCGKTTLVQQFGDKDREYVTLDDDTVLEAARNDPTGFVRGFDLVTIDEVQRAPELLRAIKRSVDNDRRAGRFLLTGSANILTLPQVSESLAGRMEIVNLMPISRAETLAKEPSFLKMAFNGKLVKPGPDIEGDQLVHAVLVGGYPEMLRREDFRRRQAWARDYVKAIVQRDVRDIAEVEKLDQLPRLLQVLAHQSGQLTNFTQIGGQIGMDDKTTRKYTGILEQLFLVQRVSPWFRNELKRLIKTPKLHFVDSGLLATLLALTAEQIAKDRSTFGALLETFVFAEVMKLITWSDEGYTLHHYRDKDQDEIDIVVEDEHGALVGVEVKASATVHASDFKGSGSCWTFVVMT; encoded by the coding sequence GTGGCCACTGCTCTCAATGACACTCCCGTGGTTATGCTGATAGGACCACGACAGTGCGGCAAGACGACGCTTGTCCAACAGTTCGGCGATAAGGACCGCGAGTATGTGACCTTGGATGACGACACAGTGCTTGAAGCCGCTCGCAACGATCCCACTGGCTTTGTCCGTGGATTCGATCTGGTCACCATCGACGAAGTGCAAAGAGCCCCGGAACTTCTGAGAGCCATCAAGAGATCCGTTGATAACGACCGCAGAGCAGGCCGTTTCCTGCTGACGGGATCTGCCAACATTCTCACTCTTCCTCAAGTGTCCGAGAGCCTTGCAGGCCGCATGGAAATCGTAAACCTGATGCCGATTTCCAGAGCCGAAACACTCGCCAAAGAGCCCAGCTTCCTGAAGATGGCATTCAATGGCAAGTTGGTGAAGCCAGGGCCGGATATCGAAGGCGATCAGCTTGTCCATGCGGTGCTAGTAGGCGGCTACCCGGAGATGCTGCGAAGAGAAGACTTTCGGCGACGTCAGGCTTGGGCTCGCGACTATGTGAAGGCGATCGTACAGAGGGATGTGCGGGATATTGCGGAAGTAGAGAAGCTGGACCAGTTGCCGCGCCTGCTCCAGGTACTTGCCCACCAGTCCGGGCAGCTTACCAACTTCACTCAAATCGGCGGACAGATCGGGATGGACGACAAGACGACGAGAAAATACACCGGCATCCTTGAACAGCTGTTTCTCGTGCAGCGGGTCTCCCCGTGGTTCCGCAATGAACTGAAGCGACTGATCAAGACCCCAAAACTACATTTCGTCGACTCGGGGTTGCTCGCCACCTTGCTGGCATTGACTGCTGAGCAGATAGCAAAGGACCGCTCAACGTTTGGTGCGTTGCTGGAAACATTTGTATTTGCCGAAGTCATGAAGCTGATCACATGGTCCGACGAAGGCTACACGCTCCATCACTATCGGGATAAGGATCAGGATGAGATTGACATCGTCGTAGAGGATGAACACGGCGCACTAGTCGGTGTTGAGGTCAAAGCAAGCGCAACCGTCCACGCGAGCGACTTCAAAGGATCAGGAAGCTGTTGGACATTTGTGGTGATGACCTGA
- a CDS encoding ATP-dependent DNA helicase, with translation MQIKVRIDSRPIQRWARLFSKQTLLRAARVMGPTLVALTFAGVAHAQGTMDFSGAQTLMGTFKTTLLKSVREAAEKRGYVVEGFAPTSRAANQLRDAGISADTLQGFLVRPGQTNPDRHLYLLDESSLASTKQVRDFLAKLESSDRVLLIGDTRQHQGVEAGKPFEQLVNAGMKTTQLDQIVRQRAVPELLKAVEHLSRGEVAEGVALLEQQGRVTEIPDAQQRIAAIARSYAANPDNTIVVSPDNASRRLINQAVRSELQALGTVAAEDHAMRVLAPRSDMTGADRTWAARYAVNDVLHYARGSQDIGIEKQSYTKVVATQSKDNLLTVQKEDGTTVTYNPARLYGVTVYRELEREFAVGDRLSFTAPSKELGVANRDLGTVQRIDKDGQLSVKMDNGKAVSFNANQMRHFDHGYAVTSHSSQRLTAERVMVNLDSHVHVDLINKRFAYVAVSRGSHDAHIYTDNAASLVEKLSHDVVKSSALQTGQQFAADQSASLQL, from the coding sequence ATGCAGATCAAAGTCAGGATCGATTCCCGGCCCATCCAGAGGTGGGCAAGACTCTTCTCAAAACAGACGCTACTCCGTGCCGCGCGCGTGATGGGGCCGACTCTGGTCGCCCTTACATTCGCCGGCGTTGCTCATGCCCAGGGAACGATGGATTTCTCCGGGGCGCAAACCTTGATGGGAACCTTCAAAACGACCCTTTTGAAATCGGTTCGGGAAGCAGCCGAAAAACGCGGCTATGTCGTCGAAGGCTTCGCCCCGACATCCCGCGCCGCCAACCAGCTCCGCGACGCCGGTATCTCTGCCGACACCCTACAGGGTTTCCTCGTCCGTCCCGGCCAGACGAACCCCGACCGTCATCTCTACTTGCTCGATGAATCCAGTCTCGCCAGCACGAAACAGGTCCGTGACTTCCTTGCTAAACTCGAATCCAGCGACCGAGTGTTGCTCATCGGAGACACCCGCCAGCATCAGGGCGTCGAAGCGGGCAAGCCTTTCGAGCAGTTGGTCAACGCCGGGATGAAGACCACCCAGCTTGACCAGATCGTGCGTCAACGAGCAGTCCCGGAACTGCTCAAAGCAGTCGAGCATCTGTCGCGCGGCGAAGTCGCGGAGGGCGTCGCCCTGTTGGAACAACAGGGGCGCGTCACGGAGATTCCCGATGCCCAACAGCGTATCGCGGCGATTGCACGAAGCTACGCTGCTAACCCGGATAACACCATCGTCGTCTCGCCCGACAACGCCTCGCGCCGCCTGATCAATCAGGCCGTGCGTTCCGAATTGCAAGCCCTCGGCACAGTCGCCGCAGAAGATCATGCGATGCGCGTGCTCGCGCCGCGTTCCGATATGACCGGAGCCGATCGTACCTGGGCCGCTCGCTATGCCGTGAATGACGTACTCCACTATGCGCGCGGCAGTCAGGACATCGGCATTGAAAAGCAGAGCTATACGAAGGTGGTTGCTACCCAATCCAAAGACAACCTGCTTACCGTTCAGAAAGAGGATGGAACAACCGTCACTTACAACCCTGCGCGGTTATATGGCGTGACCGTCTACCGTGAGTTGGAACGGGAATTTGCTGTAGGCGATCGTTTGAGCTTTACCGCTCCCTCCAAAGAGCTAGGCGTTGCCAACCGTGACCTTGGCACCGTGCAACGCATCGACAAAGACGGCCAACTCTCCGTAAAGATGGACAACGGCAAAGCGGTCAGCTTCAATGCCAACCAAATGCGCCACTTCGATCACGGCTACGCGGTCACAAGTCATAGTTCCCAGAGACTCACGGCAGAACGTGTCATGGTGAACCTCGATAGCCACGTTCATGTAGACCTCATCAACAAGCGTTTTGCATACGTGGCCGTGTCGCGGGGATCGCATGATGCCCATATCTATACAGATAATGCGGCGTCTCTTGTCGAGAAACTGTCTCACGATGTAGTGAAATCATCCGCACTCCAAACCGGACAACAATTTGCTGCGGACCAAAGTGCGTCATTGCAACTGTAG
- a CDS encoding RES family NAD+ phosphorylase: protein MHSPDRLLRALETAPVQPFTGFVYRIIAERHRDSPLSAIGSVRSGGRYNAPNSFPVLYCADSQMTALLEVEALFATADGQLKGAPRDPDLVLSMRCNLARVLDLTDERFHRELGTTRHELVSLSPSRFILNAQGRETPTQVLGAACSFSGRISALKVPSAAHSSGYCLDIFPDSLLVGERVHIMDESGRINAQIDGLIPIPVIARTRSS, encoded by the coding sequence GTGCATTCTCCCGATCGACTTTTGCGAGCCTTAGAAACCGCCCCGGTTCAGCCGTTTACGGGATTTGTGTATCGGATCATCGCCGAGCGGCACCGGGATTCACCTCTATCAGCCATTGGGTCTGTCCGATCCGGTGGCCGCTACAATGCCCCGAATAGCTTTCCTGTTCTTTACTGCGCTGATAGCCAGATGACCGCCCTGCTCGAAGTCGAAGCCCTCTTCGCCACTGCTGATGGACAGTTGAAGGGAGCCCCACGAGATCCCGATTTGGTTCTTTCAATGCGTTGCAATTTGGCTCGTGTCCTTGACTTGACCGACGAGCGCTTTCACCGCGAACTCGGAACGACTCGTCACGAACTCGTGAGCCTGTCGCCGTCGCGGTTCATTTTGAACGCACAGGGGAGGGAAACGCCGACACAAGTCCTGGGTGCAGCATGCTCTTTCAGTGGCCGCATCTCTGCCTTGAAGGTTCCCAGTGCAGCGCATAGCAGCGGCTACTGTCTCGACATCTTCCCAGACTCGTTACTCGTAGGTGAGCGAGTCCACATCATGGACGAGAGCGGCAGAATCAACGCCCAAATTGACGGCCTGATTCCTATCCCGGTGATCGCGCGAACTCGCTCCTCATAA
- a CDS encoding DUF2384 domain-containing protein — protein MLATSTFASADPALFNPQSGRLDASRIASEIQLPVSTIAEAIGKKAPSVRKHPDASSLQPELRRVYRIWVAIVELYAGNKKSARIFLNAPNKHLENQAPVEFIEGGDLKPLEALVEAMTTRQPA, from the coding sequence ATGTTGGCGACTTCTACGTTCGCGAGTGCCGATCCAGCTCTCTTCAATCCACAGTCAGGACGACTTGATGCGTCGCGCATCGCGAGTGAAATTCAACTGCCCGTCTCAACAATCGCCGAGGCCATCGGCAAGAAGGCCCCGAGCGTTCGCAAGCATCCCGACGCAAGCAGCCTGCAGCCAGAGCTCCGCCGCGTTTACCGCATCTGGGTGGCAATCGTGGAACTTTATGCCGGGAACAAGAAGAGCGCCCGAATATTTCTGAACGCACCAAACAAGCATCTCGAAAATCAGGCCCCCGTCGAGTTCATCGAAGGCGGCGACCTCAAACCCCTAGAGGCTCTCGTCGAGGCCATGACCACTAGGCAGCCAGCCTAG